Proteins encoded by one window of Arabidopsis thaliana chromosome 2, partial sequence:
- a CDS encoding ARM repeat superfamily protein, which yields MASSSLGSSIPAPEAVQLLVSSLADDSSVVREASMASLRDIASLNPLLVLDCCYAVSRGGRRRFGNMAGVFQVMAFSVGALEKGESDSVFMGKLAKIATAEIISSKELNADWQRQASGLLVSIGTHFPDLMMEEIFLHLSGPATAAPAMVQILADFASSDALQFTPRLKGVLSKVSPILGNVRDIHRPIFANAFKCWSQAVWLYITDLTSDSPLDSDVMSFLNSVFELLLRVWAVSRDHKVRVSTVDALGQMVGLITRTQLKSALPRLIPAILELYKKDHDDALLATCSLHNLLNASLLSESGPPLLDFEDLTIVLSTLLPVIGINNERKRFSDISVGRKTYNEVQRCFLTVGLVYPEDLFTFLLNKCKLKEDPLTFGALCILKHLLPRLFEAWHSKRPLLVDTASSLLDEQSLAVRKALSELIVVMASHCYLVGPSGELFVEYLVRHSAIGESDHLKAKGELVSPTQLRAVCGKGLLLLTVTIPEMEYILWPFLLKMIIPKVYTGAVASVCRCITELCRRRSSTTPMLIECKARADIPNPEELFTRLVVLLHNPLAKEQLASQILTVLGYLSPLFPKNISMFWQDEIPKMKAYVYDTEDLKLDPTYQETWDDMIINFLAESLDVTQDADWVISLGNSFAKQYILYAPDDDHAALLHRCIGILLQKVNDRAYVRDKIDWMYEQADISIPANRLGLAKAMGLVAASHLDTVLEKLKIIVDNVGQSIFQRILSLFSESYKTEDSDDIHAALALMYGYAAKYAPSSVIEARIDALVGTNMLSRLLHVRQQTAKQAVITAIDLLGRAVINAAETGATFPLKRRDQMLDYILTLMGRDENEGFAESSLEVLHTQALALNACTTLVSVEPKLTIETRNRVMKATLGFFALPNDPSDVISPLIDNLVTLLCAILLTSGEDGRSRAEQLLHLLRQLDQYVSSPIDYQRKRGCVAVHEMLLKFRKLCVGGYCALGCSGDCPHRKYADRSMQGNFSNLPSVFLFPDREVLCLGDRVITYLPRCADTNSEVRKISAQILDQFFSISLSLPKAVLTSGLDSEDSYKALSSLEDVIAILKSDASIDPSEVFNRIVSSICSLLTEHELVAALHSCTAAICDKIRQSAEGAIQAVTEFVSRRGSQLSDNDISRTTHSLLSAAVHITDKNLRVEAIGAISALAENTQSSIVFNEVLATAGKDIVTKDITRMRGGWPMQDAFYAFSQHTELSVLFMEHLISILNRSSLVKSDSHKGENTSSSSETHVEDDILQAAIFALTAFFRGGGKIGKKAVEKSYSSVVGALTLQLGSCHGLASSGQQDPLRVLLTSFQAFCECVGDLEMGKILARNGEQIEKEKWVGLIGDIAGCISIKRPKEVRHICMILTKALNRPQRFQREAAAAALSEFIRYSGDFSSVMEEMVEALCRHVSDDSPTVRRLCLRGLVQMPSACMSHYTTQVIGVILALLDDLDESVQLTAVSCLLMVTESASNDAVEPILLNLSVRLRNLQVSMDPKMRANAFSALGALSKYATGGQREGFVEQIHSTLPRLVVHLHDDDPSIRQACRVTLKRFAPLVDIINYSTLYDSRAFGSEDRTDYENFVRDLSKHLVQESERVDTYMASTIQAFDAPWPVIQANAIHFSTTMLSLSEDQHIISLYYPQVFETLVSKMTRSQDSVVRAACSSAFGLLLRSSKSTLWRGARLDGTDSGRKANDLESVKK from the exons ATGGCTTCTTCAAGTTTAGGGAGCTCAATCCCTGCACCAG AGGCTGTTCAACTTCTGGTATCATCTCTAGCTGATGATTCCTCTGTGGTTAGAGAAGCTTCCATGGCTTCTCTTAGAGATATTGCCTCCCT gaATCCGCTTCTGGTACTTGATTGTTGCTATGCTGTGTCTCGTGGAGGACGAAGG CGGTTTGGTAACATGGCTGGGGTTTTTCAAGTAATGGCATTTAGTGTTGGTGCGTTAGAGAAAGGGGAGAGTGATTCAGTTTTCATGGGAAAGCTTGCTAAGATTGCTACAGCTGAGATTATATCTTCCAAG GAACTAAATGCTGATTGGCAAAGGCAAGCATCAGGGCTGCTCGTCTCAATTGGAACACATTTTCCTGATCTT ATGATGGAAGAAATATTTCTTCATCTGTCTGGTCCGGCTACAGCTGCACCTGCTATGGTTCAAATACTTGCTGACTTTGCCTCATCTGATG CTTTGCAGTTCACTCCACGCCTGAAAGGTGTACTTTCAAAGGTGTCGCCTATTCTTGGGAATGTTCGGGACATACACCGACCAATATTTGCAAATG CATTTAAGTGCTGGTCTCAGGCAGTGTGGCTATACATCACAGATCTTACCTCAGATTCTCCGCTTGACAGTGATGTCAT GTCATTTCTGAATTCAGTTTTTGAGCTATTGTTGAGAGTTTGGGCAGTTTCCCGAGATCATAAG GTACGAGTATCAACTGTAGACGCTCTGGGTCAAATGGTCGGTCTTATCACGCGGACACAACTGAAATCAGCATTACCAAGGCTTATTCCAGCAATACTTGAACT GTATAAGAAAGATCATGATGATGCTCTTTTGGCGACATGTAGTCTTCACAACCTTTTAAATGCCTCGTTACTTTCTGAGTCTGGTCCTCCACTGCTTGATTTTGAG GACCTCACAATTGTTCTGTCAACACTTCTTCCTGTGATCGGTATcaataatgaaagaaaaaggttcTCAGATATTTCTGTGGGACGGAAG ACATACAATGAAGTGCAGCGGTGTTTTCTGACTGTTGGCTTGGTTTACCCTGAGGATTTGTTTACATTTCTTCTTAAC AAATGCAAGTTGAAAGAAGACCCTTTGACGTTTGGTGCTCTTTGCATCTTGAAACATCTGCTTCCGAG GTTGTTTGAAGCATGGCACTCAAAACGGCCTCTTTTGGTGGATACTGCAAGTTCTTTGTTAGATGAGCAAAGTTTAGCTGTTCGAAAAGCCCTTTCAGAG TTGATCGTGGTCATGGCTTCACACTGCTATCTGGTCGGTCCATCTGGGGAATTATTTGTTGAATACCTTGTACGCCATTCTGCAATAGGAGAGAGTGACCATCTGAAG GCAAAAGGGGAACTAGTTAGTCCAACACAGCTAAGAGCAGTTTGTGGAAAAGGTCTTCTGCTCTTGACCGTTACAATCCCAGAGATGGAG TACATTCTTTGGCCTTTCCTACTGAAAATGATTATCCCTAAGGTCTACACTGGCGCTGTTGCATCA GTATGTAGATGCATAACTGAACTTTGTCGTCGTAGATCTTCAACCACCCCCATGTTGATCGAGTGTAAAGCTCGTGCTGATATTCCGAACCCTGAG GAGTTGTTTACCCGTTTGGTGGTTCTTTTGCACAACCCTCTGGCAAAAGAGCAGTTAGCATCCCAAATTTTGACG GTCCTTGGCTATCTATCCCCTCTTTTTCCAAAGAACATCAGCATGTTTTGGCAAGATGAG ATTCCAAAAATGAAGGCGTATGTCTATGACACAGAAGATCTGAAGCTGGATCCAACTTACCAGGAAACTTGGGATGACATGATAATCAAT TTTCTAGCAGAATCATTGGATGTCACCCAGGATGCTGACTGGGTTATATCTCTTGGAAATTCTTTTGCAAAACAATATATTCTTTACGCTCCGGATGATGACCATGCAGCACTTCTACACCG GTGTATCGGAATACTTCTCCAGAAAGTTAATGATAGAGCATATGTTCGTGACAAGATTGACTGGATGTACGAACAGGCTGACATTTCTATACCTGCAAATAGACTGGGTTTGGCGAAGGCCATGGGGCTG GTCGCGGCTTCTCACTTGGACACTGTACTGGAAAAGCTGAAAATCATCGTGGATAATGTTGGGCAGAGTATTTTCCAAAG gatcttatctctcttctctgagAGCTATAAAACAGAAGACAGTGATGATATACACGCTGCTTTGGCTTTGATGTATGGATATGCTGCAAAATATGCACCCTCATCAGTTATTGAAGCCAGAATAGATGCACTTGTC GGCACCAATATGCTTTCACGGCTTCTTCATGTGCGGCAACAAACAGCAAAACAAGCTGTTATAACTGCTATTGATTTATTAG GTCGTGCTGTCATAAATGCTGCAGAAACTGGTGCTACATTCCCattgaaaagaagagatcaGATGCTTGATTATATATTGACTTTGATGGGCCGAGATGAAAATGAAGGTTTTGCAGAATCTAGTCTCGAAGTTCTACACACTCAG GCACTCGCTCTGAATGCATGCACAACACTTGTCTCTGTGGAACCAAAGCTGACCATTGAAACTCGAAATCGTGTCATGAAG GCTACACTGGGATTCTTTGCTTTGCCTAATGATCCATCAGATGTCATTAGTCCCCTTATAGACAATCTTGTGACTCTCTTGTGTGCCATCCTTCTTACAAG TGGAGAGGATGGAAGAAGTCGAGCGGAGCAGCTTTTGCATCTGCTTAGACAGCTTGATCAATATGTTTCGTCACCCATtgattatcaaagaaaaagaggttGTGTGGCAGTTCATGAGATGCTTCTAAAGTTTCGTAAGCTTTGTGTTGGTGGCTATTGTGCTCTTGGTTGTTCTGGGGATTGCCCACATAGAAAGTATGCTGACCGCAGTATGCAGGGGaatttttcaaatctaccat CGGTATTTTTATTTCCTGATCGCGAGGTATTATGTTTGGGAGATAGGGTCATAACCTATCTCCCACGCTGTGCTGACACAAATTCTGAAGTACGGAAAATTTCGGCACAG attCTTGACCAGTTCTTCAGCATTTCCCTTTCCCTTCCAAAAGCTGTACTTACAAGCGGGTTGGATTCTGAAGACTCCTATAAAGCCCTGTCTTCCCTTGAGGATGTCATTGCCATATTGAAAAGT GATGCCTCTATTGATCCATCTGAAGTTTTTAACAGAATAGTCTCTTCCATTTGTTCTCTCTTAACGGAGCATGAG CTTGTAGCAGCCTTGCATAGTTGCACTGCAGCTATCTGTGACAAAATCAGGCAATCTGCTGAGGGAGCCATTCAAGCGGTTACTGAGTTTGTTTCAAGAAGAGGGAGTCAGCTTAGTGACAATGATATATCAAG GACAACTCACTCCTTACTCTCGGCAGCAGTTCATATAACTGATAAGAATTTACGTGTTGAAGCTATTGGAGCT ATATCTGCACTAGCAGAGAACACACAATCGTCAATTGTGTTTAATGAAGTGTTGGCCACTGCTGGAAAAGACATCGTGACAAAGGACATAACTAGAATGCGTGGGGGATGGCCAATGCAAGATGCATTTTAT GCTTTCTCTCAACATACGGAGCTTTCAGTTTTGTTCATGGAACACTTAATATCCATTCTCAATCGTAGTTCTTTAGTTAAAAGTGATTCACATAAGGGAGAGAATACTAGCTCTTCTTCTGAAACACATGTAGAAGATGATATTCTTCAAGCTGCCATTTTTGCTCTCACTGCTTTTTTTCG GGGTGGCGGAAAAATTGGAAAGAAAGCTGTTGAGAAAAGCTACTCTTCTGTCGTTGGGGCACTTACTCTTCAATTGGGTAGCTGTCATGGACTTGCAAGTTCTGGTCAGCAAGACCCATTACG AGTACTTCTAACTTCATTTCAGGCTTTCTGTGAGTGTGTTGGTGATCTGGAGATGGGCAAG ATTTTGGCTCGTAATGGGGagcaaatagaaaaagaaaaatgggttGGTCTAATTGGCGATATTGCTGGATGCATTTCAATTAAGAGACCGAAGGAG GTTCGACATATTTGCATGATTCTAACAAAAGCACTAAACCGTCCACAAAGATTTCAAAGGgaagctgctgctgctgcattGTCAGAGTTTATACGCTACAG TGGTGATTTTAGTTCTGTAATGGAGGAGATGGTCGAAGCACTCTGTCGCCATGTGTCCGATGATTCTCCGACTGTAAGGCGCCTTTGTCTAAGAGGATTAGTGCAA ATGCCATCTGCTTGTATGAGCCACTACACAACTCAAGTTATTGGTGTAATATTAGCGTTGCTTGATGATCTGGATGAGTCTGTGCAACTAACTGCAGTGTCATGCTTGTTGATG gTTACAGAGTCAGCTTCTAATGATGCTGTTGAACCTATCTTGCTGAATTTATCTGTTCGGCTTCGTAACCTTCAG GTTAGTATGGACCCGAAGATGAGAGCCAATGCATTTTCAGCACTTGGAGCTTTAAGTAAATATGCTACTGGAGGGCAACGTGAGGGATTTGTTGAGCAG ATTCATTCCACCCTTCCACGCTTGGTAGTGCATCTCCATGACGATGATCCTAGCATAAGACAGGCTTGTCGg GTAACCCTCAAGCGGTTTGCTCCACTCGTGGACATAATAAACTATTCTACCCTCTATGATTCACGTGCTTTTGGTTCTGAAGATAG AACTGACTATGAAAACTTCGTAAGGGATCTCTCAAAGCACTTGGTTCAAGAGTCGGAAAGAGTTGATACTTACATGGCCTCAACCATCCAG GCTTTTGATGCACCGTGGCCAGTAATTCAGGCGAATGCAATACACTTCTCCACCACCATGTTGTCACTCTCAGAGGATCAGCACATAATCTCTCTCTACTACCCACAG GTGTTTGAAACGCTGGTTAGCAAGATGACCCGGTCGCAAGATTCAGTTGTGAGAGCAGCATGCTCATCAGCCTTTGGGTTACTGCTAAGATCAAGCAAGTCAACACTGTGGAGAGGAGCTCGACTTGACGGGACCGACTCAGGTAGAAAAGCCAATGATCTCGAATCTGTTAAGAAATAA
- a CDS encoding mid region of cactin (FUNCTIONS IN: molecular_function unknown; INVOLVED IN: biological_process unknown; LOCATED IN: cellular_component unknown; CONTAINS InterPro DOMAIN/s: Cactin, central region (InterPro:IPR018816); BEST Arabidopsis thaliana protein match is: unknown protein (TAIR:AT1G03910.1); Has 9 Blast hits to 9 proteins in 4 species: Archae - 0; Bacteria - 0; Metazoa - 0; Fungi - 0; Plants - 8; Viruses - 0; Other Eukaryotes - 1 (source: NCBI BLink).) — protein MAKRALSASKKLKRQSVIGEWELTKARRRDEELLASQERALHAGVEAGVRELLDGKTHAELVQLQFDIESQLRSGAAKVVEYREAVLKRLNRYKAKACLKK, from the exons ATGGCCAAAAGGGCACTAAGTGCTTCAAAGAAACTGAAGAGACAGTCAGTTATTGG AGAATGGGAGTTAACTAAAGCTCGTAGAAGAGATGAGGAATTGCTTGCTTCTCAAGAAAGAGCACTACACGCTGGTGTTGAAGCTGGTGTGAGAGAACTTCTTGATGGGAAGACTCACGCGGAGCTTGTACAACTGCAGTTTGACATCGAATCGCAGCTGCGCTCTGGAGCAGCCAAAGTGGTAGAGTATAGGGAAGCGGTTCTTAAACGCCTCAATAGATATAAAGCAAAGGCTTGCTTGAAGAAATAA
- a CDS encoding mid region of cactin (FUNCTIONS IN: molecular_function unknown; INVOLVED IN: biological_process unknown; LOCATED IN: cellular_component unknown; CONTAINS InterPro DOMAIN/s: Cactin, central region (InterPro:IPR018816); BEST Arabidopsis thaliana protein match is: unknown protein (TAIR:AT1G03910.2); Has 53 Blast hits to 53 proteins in 24 species: Archae - 0; Bacteria - 0; Metazoa - 6; Fungi - 12; Plants - 32; Viruses - 0; Other Eukaryotes - 3 (source: NCBI BLink).), whose amino-acid sequence MNFHGKSKRDRHGRRKKQRDEIEIREWELTKARRRDEELLASQERALHAGVEAGVRELLDGKTHAELVQLQFDIESQLRSGAAKVVEYREAVLKRLNRYKAKACLKK is encoded by the exons ATGAATTTTCATGGTAAGAGTAAGAGAGATAGGCATGGAAGGcggaagaagcagagagacgAAATCGA GATCAGAGAATGGGAGTTAACTAAAGCTCGTAGAAGAGATGAGGAATTGCTTGCTTCTCAAGAAAGAGCACTACACGCTGGTGTTGAAGCTGGTGTGAGAGAACTTCTTGATGGGAAGACTCACGCGGAGCTTGTACAACTGCAGTTTGACATCGAATCGCAGCTGCGCTCTGGAGCAGCCAAAGTGGTAGAGTATAGGGAAGCGGTTCTTAAACGCCTCAATAGATATAAAGCAAAGGCTTGCTTGAAGAAATAA
- a CDS encoding ARM repeat superfamily protein — protein sequence MSFLNSVFELLLRVWAVSRDHKVRVSTVDALGQMVGLITRTQLKSALPRLIPAILELYKKDHDDALLATCSLHNLLNASLLSESGPPLLDFEDLTIVLSTLLPVIGINNERKRFSDISVGRKTYNEVQRCFLTVGLVYPEDLFTFLLNKCKLKEDPLTFGALCILKHLLPRLFEAWHSKRPLLVDTASSLLDEQSLAVRKALSELIVVMASHCYLVGPSGELFVEYLVRHSAIGESDHLKAKGELVSPTQLRAVCGKGLLLLTVTIPEMEYILWPFLLKMIIPKVYTGAVASVCRCITELCRRRSSTTPMLIECKARADIPNPEELFTRLVVLLHNPLAKEQLASQILTVLGYLSPLFPKNISMFWQDEIPKMKAYVYDTEDLKLDPTYQETWDDMIINFLAESLDVTQDADWVISLGNSFAKQYILYAPDDDHAALLHRCIGILLQKVNDRAYVRDKIDWMYEQADISIPANRLGLAKAMGLVAASHLDTVLEKLKIIVDNVGQSIFQRILSLFSESYKTEDSDDIHAALALMYGYAAKYAPSSVIEARIDALVGTNMLSRLLHVRQQTAKQAVITAIDLLGRAVINAAETGATFPLKRRDQMLDYILTLMGRDENEGFAESSLEVLHTQALALNACTTLVSVEPKLTIETRNRVMKATLGFFALPNDPSDVISPLIDNLVTLLCAILLTSGEDGRSRAEQLLHLLRQLDQYVSSPIDYQRKRGCVAVHEMLLKFRKLCVGGYCALGCSGDCPHRKYADRSMQGNFSNLPSVFLFPDREVLCLGDRVITYLPRCADTNSEVRKISAQILDQFFSISLSLPKAVLTSGLDSEDSYKALSSLEDVIAILKSDASIDPSEVFNRIVSSICSLLTEHELVAALHSCTAAICDKIRQSAEGAIQAVTEFVSRRGSQLSDNDISRTTHSLLSAAVHITDKNLRVEAIGAISALAENTQSSIVFNEVLATAGKDIVTKDITRMRGGWPMQDAFYAFSQHTELSVLFMEHLISILNRSSLVKSDSHKGENTSSSSETHVEDDILQAAIFALTAFFRGGGKIGKKAVEKSYSSVVGALTLQLGSCHGLASSGQQDPLRVLLTSFQAFCECVGDLEMGKILARNGEQIEKEKWVGLIGDIAGCISIKRPKEVRHICMILTKALNRPQRFQREAAAAALSEFIRYSGDFSSVMEEMVEALCRHVSDDSPTVRRLCLRGLVQMPSACMSHYTTQVIGVILALLDDLDESVQLTAVSCLLMVTESASNDAVEPILLNLSVRLRNLQVSMDPKMRANAFSALGALSKYATGGQREGFVEQIHSTLPRLVVHLHDDDPSIRQACRVTLKRFAPLVDIINYSTLYDSRAFGSEDRTDYENFVRDLSKHLVQESERVDTYMASTIQAFDAPWPVIQANAIHFSTTMLSLSEDQHIISLYYPQVFETLVSKMTRSQDSVVRAACSSAFGLLLRSSKSTLWRGARLDGTDSGRKANDLESVKK from the exons AT GTCATTTCTGAATTCAGTTTTTGAGCTATTGTTGAGAGTTTGGGCAGTTTCCCGAGATCATAAG GTACGAGTATCAACTGTAGACGCTCTGGGTCAAATGGTCGGTCTTATCACGCGGACACAACTGAAATCAGCATTACCAAGGCTTATTCCAGCAATACTTGAACT GTATAAGAAAGATCATGATGATGCTCTTTTGGCGACATGTAGTCTTCACAACCTTTTAAATGCCTCGTTACTTTCTGAGTCTGGTCCTCCACTGCTTGATTTTGAG GACCTCACAATTGTTCTGTCAACACTTCTTCCTGTGATCGGTATcaataatgaaagaaaaaggttcTCAGATATTTCTGTGGGACGGAAG ACATACAATGAAGTGCAGCGGTGTTTTCTGACTGTTGGCTTGGTTTACCCTGAGGATTTGTTTACATTTCTTCTTAAC AAATGCAAGTTGAAAGAAGACCCTTTGACGTTTGGTGCTCTTTGCATCTTGAAACATCTGCTTCCGAG GTTGTTTGAAGCATGGCACTCAAAACGGCCTCTTTTGGTGGATACTGCAAGTTCTTTGTTAGATGAGCAAAGTTTAGCTGTTCGAAAAGCCCTTTCAGAG TTGATCGTGGTCATGGCTTCACACTGCTATCTGGTCGGTCCATCTGGGGAATTATTTGTTGAATACCTTGTACGCCATTCTGCAATAGGAGAGAGTGACCATCTGAAG GCAAAAGGGGAACTAGTTAGTCCAACACAGCTAAGAGCAGTTTGTGGAAAAGGTCTTCTGCTCTTGACCGTTACAATCCCAGAGATGGAG TACATTCTTTGGCCTTTCCTACTGAAAATGATTATCCCTAAGGTCTACACTGGCGCTGTTGCATCA GTATGTAGATGCATAACTGAACTTTGTCGTCGTAGATCTTCAACCACCCCCATGTTGATCGAGTGTAAAGCTCGTGCTGATATTCCGAACCCTGAG GAGTTGTTTACCCGTTTGGTGGTTCTTTTGCACAACCCTCTGGCAAAAGAGCAGTTAGCATCCCAAATTTTGACG GTCCTTGGCTATCTATCCCCTCTTTTTCCAAAGAACATCAGCATGTTTTGGCAAGATGAG ATTCCAAAAATGAAGGCGTATGTCTATGACACAGAAGATCTGAAGCTGGATCCAACTTACCAGGAAACTTGGGATGACATGATAATCAAT TTTCTAGCAGAATCATTGGATGTCACCCAGGATGCTGACTGGGTTATATCTCTTGGAAATTCTTTTGCAAAACAATATATTCTTTACGCTCCGGATGATGACCATGCAGCACTTCTACACCG GTGTATCGGAATACTTCTCCAGAAAGTTAATGATAGAGCATATGTTCGTGACAAGATTGACTGGATGTACGAACAGGCTGACATTTCTATACCTGCAAATAGACTGGGTTTGGCGAAGGCCATGGGGCTG GTCGCGGCTTCTCACTTGGACACTGTACTGGAAAAGCTGAAAATCATCGTGGATAATGTTGGGCAGAGTATTTTCCAAAG gatcttatctctcttctctgagAGCTATAAAACAGAAGACAGTGATGATATACACGCTGCTTTGGCTTTGATGTATGGATATGCTGCAAAATATGCACCCTCATCAGTTATTGAAGCCAGAATAGATGCACTTGTC GGCACCAATATGCTTTCACGGCTTCTTCATGTGCGGCAACAAACAGCAAAACAAGCTGTTATAACTGCTATTGATTTATTAG GTCGTGCTGTCATAAATGCTGCAGAAACTGGTGCTACATTCCCattgaaaagaagagatcaGATGCTTGATTATATATTGACTTTGATGGGCCGAGATGAAAATGAAGGTTTTGCAGAATCTAGTCTCGAAGTTCTACACACTCAG GCACTCGCTCTGAATGCATGCACAACACTTGTCTCTGTGGAACCAAAGCTGACCATTGAAACTCGAAATCGTGTCATGAAG GCTACACTGGGATTCTTTGCTTTGCCTAATGATCCATCAGATGTCATTAGTCCCCTTATAGACAATCTTGTGACTCTCTTGTGTGCCATCCTTCTTACAAG TGGAGAGGATGGAAGAAGTCGAGCGGAGCAGCTTTTGCATCTGCTTAGACAGCTTGATCAATATGTTTCGTCACCCATtgattatcaaagaaaaagaggttGTGTGGCAGTTCATGAGATGCTTCTAAAGTTTCGTAAGCTTTGTGTTGGTGGCTATTGTGCTCTTGGTTGTTCTGGGGATTGCCCACATAGAAAGTATGCTGACCGCAGTATGCAGGGGaatttttcaaatctaccat CGGTATTTTTATTTCCTGATCGCGAGGTATTATGTTTGGGAGATAGGGTCATAACCTATCTCCCACGCTGTGCTGACACAAATTCTGAAGTACGGAAAATTTCGGCACAG attCTTGACCAGTTCTTCAGCATTTCCCTTTCCCTTCCAAAAGCTGTACTTACAAGCGGGTTGGATTCTGAAGACTCCTATAAAGCCCTGTCTTCCCTTGAGGATGTCATTGCCATATTGAAAAGT GATGCCTCTATTGATCCATCTGAAGTTTTTAACAGAATAGTCTCTTCCATTTGTTCTCTCTTAACGGAGCATGAG CTTGTAGCAGCCTTGCATAGTTGCACTGCAGCTATCTGTGACAAAATCAGGCAATCTGCTGAGGGAGCCATTCAAGCGGTTACTGAGTTTGTTTCAAGAAGAGGGAGTCAGCTTAGTGACAATGATATATCAAG GACAACTCACTCCTTACTCTCGGCAGCAGTTCATATAACTGATAAGAATTTACGTGTTGAAGCTATTGGAGCT ATATCTGCACTAGCAGAGAACACACAATCGTCAATTGTGTTTAATGAAGTGTTGGCCACTGCTGGAAAAGACATCGTGACAAAGGACATAACTAGAATGCGTGGGGGATGGCCAATGCAAGATGCATTTTAT GCTTTCTCTCAACATACGGAGCTTTCAGTTTTGTTCATGGAACACTTAATATCCATTCTCAATCGTAGTTCTTTAGTTAAAAGTGATTCACATAAGGGAGAGAATACTAGCTCTTCTTCTGAAACACATGTAGAAGATGATATTCTTCAAGCTGCCATTTTTGCTCTCACTGCTTTTTTTCG GGGTGGCGGAAAAATTGGAAAGAAAGCTGTTGAGAAAAGCTACTCTTCTGTCGTTGGGGCACTTACTCTTCAATTGGGTAGCTGTCATGGACTTGCAAGTTCTGGTCAGCAAGACCCATTACG AGTACTTCTAACTTCATTTCAGGCTTTCTGTGAGTGTGTTGGTGATCTGGAGATGGGCAAG ATTTTGGCTCGTAATGGGGagcaaatagaaaaagaaaaatgggttGGTCTAATTGGCGATATTGCTGGATGCATTTCAATTAAGAGACCGAAGGAG GTTCGACATATTTGCATGATTCTAACAAAAGCACTAAACCGTCCACAAAGATTTCAAAGGgaagctgctgctgctgcattGTCAGAGTTTATACGCTACAG TGGTGATTTTAGTTCTGTAATGGAGGAGATGGTCGAAGCACTCTGTCGCCATGTGTCCGATGATTCTCCGACTGTAAGGCGCCTTTGTCTAAGAGGATTAGTGCAA ATGCCATCTGCTTGTATGAGCCACTACACAACTCAAGTTATTGGTGTAATATTAGCGTTGCTTGATGATCTGGATGAGTCTGTGCAACTAACTGCAGTGTCATGCTTGTTGATG gTTACAGAGTCAGCTTCTAATGATGCTGTTGAACCTATCTTGCTGAATTTATCTGTTCGGCTTCGTAACCTTCAG GTTAGTATGGACCCGAAGATGAGAGCCAATGCATTTTCAGCACTTGGAGCTTTAAGTAAATATGCTACTGGAGGGCAACGTGAGGGATTTGTTGAGCAG ATTCATTCCACCCTTCCACGCTTGGTAGTGCATCTCCATGACGATGATCCTAGCATAAGACAGGCTTGTCGg GTAACCCTCAAGCGGTTTGCTCCACTCGTGGACATAATAAACTATTCTACCCTCTATGATTCACGTGCTTTTGGTTCTGAAGATAG AACTGACTATGAAAACTTCGTAAGGGATCTCTCAAAGCACTTGGTTCAAGAGTCGGAAAGAGTTGATACTTACATGGCCTCAACCATCCAG GCTTTTGATGCACCGTGGCCAGTAATTCAGGCGAATGCAATACACTTCTCCACCACCATGTTGTCACTCTCAGAGGATCAGCACATAATCTCTCTCTACTACCCACAG GTGTTTGAAACGCTGGTTAGCAAGATGACCCGGTCGCAAGATTCAGTTGTGAGAGCAGCATGCTCATCAGCCTTTGGGTTACTGCTAAGATCAAGCAAGTCAACACTGTGGAGAGGAGCTCGACTTGACGGGACCGACTCAGGTAGAAAAGCCAATGATCTCGAATCTGTTAAGAAATAA